In Edaphobacter paludis, a single window of DNA contains:
- the purQ gene encoding phosphoribosylformylglycinamidine synthase subunit PurQ, which yields MKFGVLVFPGSNCDHDTYHVVETIAQQPVTYLWHASEDLQGCDAILVPGGFAYGDYLRTGAIARFAPVMQAVSRFAKNGGLVMGICNGFQILCEAGLLPGALMRNASQNYICKQTWLRTETTDSPFTHGLRKGQVLQMPIGHMEGNYFCDADTLAALKQQDRIAFRYATADGEVTAAANPNGSLENIAGVLSEGRNILGMMPHPDRSSETLLGSADGLLLFQSMAQSLATAQ from the coding sequence ATGAAGTTTGGCGTTCTGGTCTTCCCCGGCTCCAACTGTGACCACGACACTTACCATGTCGTGGAGACGATAGCCCAACAACCCGTTACCTACCTGTGGCATGCGTCCGAAGACCTTCAGGGATGCGATGCGATCCTCGTCCCCGGCGGCTTCGCCTACGGCGACTATCTCCGCACCGGAGCCATCGCACGCTTTGCTCCGGTGATGCAGGCCGTCAGCCGCTTCGCCAAAAATGGCGGCCTTGTCATGGGCATCTGCAACGGTTTCCAGATCCTCTGCGAAGCGGGCCTGTTGCCCGGCGCGCTCATGCGCAACGCCAGCCAGAACTATATCTGCAAGCAGACTTGGCTGCGGACAGAGACAACCGATTCCCCCTTTACCCACGGCCTCCGCAAGGGCCAGGTGCTGCAGATGCCTATCGGTCACATGGAAGGCAACTACTTCTGCGACGCTGACACTCTGGCAGCGCTGAAGCAGCAGGATCGCATCGCCTTCCGCTACGCCACAGCTGACGGAGAGGTTACCGCCGCTGCGAATCCTAATGGCTCGCTCGAAAACATCGCAGGCGTGCTCAGCGAAGGCCGCAACATCCTCGGCATGATGCCGCACCCGGACAGGTCCAGCGAGACTTTGCTGGGCTCTGCAGATGGGTTACTGCTCTTTCAGTCCATGGCACAGTCTCTGGCGACCGCACAATAA
- a CDS encoding AI-2E family transporter: MEPGNGNRVSHHIKTAGNALVNWWRAATLDALIVGVLWLIGLELIRVPFAPLWAILGGLLQIIPTFGGMIALIGPVLAVAFSGHDEWRLGLVLGLYGVIVILEGLVIGPYILHRTTKVPWWAAFLGPIVLGIIIPFWGVLLAPPLLAIVFAFWKPGVRAR; the protein is encoded by the coding sequence ATGGAGCCTGGGAATGGCAACCGAGTTTCACATCATATAAAAACCGCGGGTAACGCGCTGGTGAACTGGTGGCGGGCAGCGACGTTGGATGCGCTGATCGTCGGTGTCCTTTGGCTGATTGGGCTGGAGCTGATTCGTGTGCCCTTTGCGCCGTTGTGGGCCATTTTGGGTGGGCTATTACAGATCATTCCAACATTCGGCGGCATGATTGCTTTGATTGGGCCGGTGCTGGCGGTGGCGTTCAGCGGACATGATGAATGGCGGCTGGGGCTGGTGCTGGGGCTTTATGGCGTGATTGTGATTCTCGAAGGGCTGGTGATTGGGCCATATATTTTGCATCGGACGACGAAGGTGCCGTGGTGGGCCGCTTTCCTGGGGCCAATTGTGCTGGGAATCATTATCCCGTTCTGGGGGGTGTTGCTGGCTCCGCCGCTGCTGGCGATTGTGTTTGCATTCTGGAAGCCGGGGGTGAGGGCTCGTTGA
- a CDS encoding SDR family oxidoreductase encodes MTNVDRSLAGKTVLVTGAAKRIGRAIALTLAESGANVAITYLGSQLEAEATVASLAEHDVDAFAVRCDLRDPESIEQTVTVVVEEFGALDVLVNNAGLFQSEALEKISVEQWDGMFATNTRAPFLMAKAAHPYLRASRGRIINVGSLGGLHPWATHAHYCTSKAALHMLSKTMAKAWAPEISVNCIAPGMIVQGEVEEAYEHFARKTPMQRNGTAGDVAAAARFFATAPHFITGQLLAVDGGLGL; translated from the coding sequence ATGACAAACGTGGATAGGTCGCTGGCGGGAAAGACAGTGTTGGTTACCGGCGCGGCCAAACGTATCGGCCGCGCCATCGCGCTTACGCTCGCAGAGAGTGGCGCGAACGTTGCTATCACTTATCTCGGCTCCCAACTGGAGGCCGAGGCTACAGTGGCTTCGCTTGCGGAGCATGACGTCGATGCATTTGCTGTTCGCTGCGATCTTCGCGATCCAGAGAGCATCGAGCAGACCGTAACCGTCGTTGTCGAAGAGTTTGGAGCGCTCGATGTCCTGGTCAACAATGCTGGTCTGTTCCAGTCCGAGGCGCTGGAAAAGATCTCGGTTGAACAGTGGGATGGGATGTTTGCCACCAACACCCGCGCTCCTTTTCTGATGGCCAAAGCGGCCCATCCTTACCTGCGCGCTTCAAGGGGCCGCATCATCAATGTCGGGTCACTGGGCGGGTTGCATCCGTGGGCCACGCATGCCCACTACTGCACCTCGAAGGCCGCTTTGCACATGCTCTCGAAGACGATGGCCAAGGCCTGGGCGCCGGAGATCAGCGTCAATTGCATCGCACCCGGCATGATCGTTCAAGGGGAAGTGGAGGAGGCGTATGAGCACTTCGCGCGCAAGACTCCCATGCAACGCAATGGAACTGCCGGAGACGTCGCCGCTGCGGCGAGGTTCTTCGCCACGGCACCCCATTTCATTACCGGGCAGCTTCTGGCTGTCGATGGTGGTTTGGGTCTCTAA
- a CDS encoding alpha-amylase domain-containing protein has product MDTVFAGWACLFNRNTTEINTMAVMMQAFYWDAPKNEKKEGEWWNFVAEKVEDLSKAGINALWLPPVSKGSSNQSMGYDPYDYFDLGDFDQKGGVKTFFGNRAELQALIAKAHEHNIGLYADMVINHNSGADEEEVNPLDGQKRWTKFAPKSGRFPRDWNCFHPSRYERVMMPDEENYAGFPHLCHRNPVVYTAMFDYARMLIEELGFDGFRFDFVKGFGAWMIGILSKYRYVKDGAEFMPYVVGEYWSGAEDINAWIDKVNALTDNQISAFDFALRYKLKDVCDTPNYDLRNLTDDGAVVMKRPMHAATFVDNHDMGDNVIVNDKMMAYSFIMVHEGYPCIFWYDYYNNGLARPGTPNGIDALIQAHVKYAGGDSQILHADPDLYIMQRVGWKDDKTEQPGLIYVLNNLGNQWSGTSVKTQWKNQKFAPIAWDGHDTAHPDERTTDGDGNSEFPAPPRGFAIYAPV; this is encoded by the coding sequence ATGGACACAGTCTTCGCGGGGTGGGCCTGCCTTTTCAATCGCAATACAACGGAGATCAACACCATGGCCGTAATGATGCAGGCTTTCTATTGGGATGCCCCGAAAAATGAAAAGAAGGAAGGCGAATGGTGGAACTTCGTCGCTGAAAAAGTAGAGGATCTGAGCAAAGCAGGCATAAACGCTTTATGGCTTCCTCCTGTCTCCAAAGGTTCCAGTAATCAATCCATGGGCTACGACCCATATGACTACTTCGATCTCGGCGACTTCGATCAGAAGGGCGGCGTGAAGACCTTCTTCGGTAACCGCGCCGAACTCCAAGCGCTCATCGCAAAGGCCCACGAACATAATATCGGCCTCTACGCCGACATGGTCATCAACCATAACTCCGGCGCCGACGAAGAAGAGGTCAATCCCCTCGACGGGCAGAAGCGCTGGACGAAGTTCGCCCCCAAAAGCGGCCGCTTCCCGCGCGATTGGAACTGCTTTCATCCCAGCCGCTACGAGCGCGTCATGATGCCGGACGAAGAGAACTATGCCGGCTTCCCACACCTCTGCCACCGCAATCCCGTCGTCTACACCGCAATGTTCGACTATGCGCGAATGCTGATCGAAGAACTCGGCTTCGATGGCTTCCGCTTCGACTTCGTCAAAGGCTTCGGTGCATGGATGATCGGTATTCTCTCCAAATATCGCTACGTCAAGGATGGCGCGGAGTTCATGCCTTACGTTGTCGGCGAATACTGGTCAGGCGCTGAAGACATCAACGCCTGGATCGACAAGGTCAATGCCCTCACCGACAATCAGATCTCCGCCTTCGACTTCGCTCTCCGCTACAAGCTCAAGGATGTCTGCGACACGCCAAACTACGATTTACGCAATCTGACCGACGACGGCGCCGTCGTCATGAAGCGCCCCATGCACGCAGCCACCTTCGTCGACAATCACGACATGGGCGACAACGTCATTGTGAACGACAAGATGATGGCGTACTCGTTCATCATGGTGCATGAAGGCTATCCCTGCATCTTCTGGTACGACTACTACAACAATGGCCTCGCACGCCCGGGAACGCCAAATGGCATCGACGCGCTCATCCAGGCACATGTCAAGTACGCCGGCGGCGACTCCCAGATCCTCCACGCCGATCCCGACCTGTACATCATGCAGCGTGTGGGATGGAAGGACGACAAGACGGAGCAGCCCGGTCTGATCTACGTGCTCAATAATCTTGGCAATCAGTGGTCCGGCACGTCGGTCAAAACCCAGTGGAAGAACCAGAAGTTCGCGCCCATAGCCTGGGACGGCCACGACACCGCCCATCCTGACGAGCGCACCACCGACGGCGACGGCAACTCCGAGTTCCCTGCCCCCCCCAGAGGGTTCGCCATCTACGCTCCCGTCTAA
- a CDS encoding CpsB/CapC family capsule biosynthesis tyrosine phosphatase — MIDIHHHLLWGIDDGASTVETSLAMARMAVADGITHVVCSPHSNAQYDYEPEAVSAQIAELQRLLDSERIALKLGRGCDFHMSYENIEQAQSDPARYSINGLGYLLVELPDYGVPTGLTEVFYQMQIAGLTPILTHPERNRTLQTDQSRLLDWLRGGMLIQVTAGSVTGRMGKRAQKMAHELLANRWVHFLATDAHNTTSRPPQMRDAFEAVAKKYGPDYAHLLCISNPLAAFMGKPMPPQLEPLNLYVEYKEKSWWQRMRERLS; from the coding sequence ATGATTGACATTCACCATCATCTTCTCTGGGGCATCGACGATGGTGCATCAACTGTCGAAACCTCGCTTGCCATGGCGAGGATGGCAGTCGCGGATGGAATTACGCACGTCGTCTGCTCGCCTCACTCGAACGCTCAGTACGACTACGAGCCAGAGGCAGTCTCCGCGCAGATTGCAGAGTTACAGCGCCTGCTCGACAGCGAACGGATCGCGCTGAAGCTAGGACGCGGATGCGACTTCCACATGTCGTACGAAAATATCGAACAGGCCCAGTCTGATCCAGCGCGTTACAGCATCAATGGCCTCGGCTACCTGCTCGTCGAGCTTCCTGATTACGGCGTGCCGACTGGCCTGACTGAGGTCTTCTACCAGATGCAGATCGCTGGCCTGACGCCGATCCTGACGCACCCCGAGCGCAACCGGACCCTGCAAACCGACCAGTCCCGCCTTCTGGACTGGCTGCGCGGTGGCATGCTCATCCAGGTCACCGCCGGTTCAGTTACAGGCCGCATGGGTAAACGAGCCCAGAAGATGGCCCACGAGCTGCTGGCCAACCGTTGGGTGCACTTCCTTGCCACCGACGCTCACAATACAACCTCGCGCCCTCCACAGATGCGGGATGCATTTGAGGCAGTCGCCAAGAAGTACGGCCCCGACTACGCCCATCTCCTATGCATCTCGAATCCGCTCGCGGCGTTTATGGGAAAACCGATGCCACCGCAGTTGGAACCGCTCAATCTCTACGTCGAATACAAAGAGAAGAGCTGGTGGCAGAGGATGAGAGAGCGCCTCAGCTGA